The following proteins are co-located in the Ketogulonicigenium robustum genome:
- the rpsC gene encoding 30S ribosomal protein S3 has translation MGNKVNPVGMRLQVNRTWDSRWYADTKDFGNLLLEDLKIKDFVRTECKQAGISHVVIERPHKKCRVTIHAARPGVIIGKKGADIETLRKKLSALTDSELHLNIVEVRKPELDAALVGESIAQQLERRVSFRRAMKRAVQNAMRMGALGIRVNVAGRLGGAEIARTEWYREGRVPLHTLRADIDYALSEAQTAYGIIGIKVWIFKGEILEHDPQAHDRRITEAQESAAPRGAGNRRGDR, from the coding sequence ATGGGTAACAAGGTTAATCCCGTCGGCATGCGTCTCCAGGTCAACCGCACCTGGGACAGCCGTTGGTACGCCGATACCAAGGACTTCGGCAACCTCCTGCTGGAAGACCTGAAGATCAAAGATTTCGTCCGCACCGAGTGCAAACAGGCTGGTATCAGCCATGTTGTGATCGAGCGTCCGCACAAAAAGTGCCGCGTCACGATCCATGCCGCTCGTCCGGGTGTCATCATCGGTAAAAAGGGCGCAGACATCGAGACCCTTCGCAAGAAGCTCTCGGCTCTGACCGACTCGGAACTGCACCTCAACATCGTTGAAGTGCGCAAGCCCGAGCTGGACGCTGCCCTGGTTGGCGAATCCATCGCCCAGCAACTCGAGCGTCGCGTTTCGTTCCGTCGTGCCATGAAGCGCGCCGTGCAAAACGCAATGCGCATGGGTGCCCTCGGCATTCGTGTGAACGTTGCTGGTCGTTTGGGCGGCGCTGAAATCGCACGTACCGAATGGTACCGCGAAGGCCGCGTTCCGCTGCACACGCTGCGGGCCGACATCGATTACGCGCTCTCGGAAGCTCAGACCGCCTATGGTATCATCGGCATCAAGGTTTGGATCTTCAAGGGCGAGATCCTGGAACATGATCCGCAAGCGCACGACCGTCGCATCACCGAAGCGCAGGAATCTGCTGCTCCGCGTGGCGCCGGCAATCGCCGCGGCGATCGCTAA
- the rplF gene encoding 50S ribosomal protein L6 translates to MSRIGKKPVAIPAGVTATVSGQSIEIKGPKGTLNFKATDDVTLAVEDGAVTVTPRGLSKRARQQWGMSRSMVENLITGVTKGFRKELEITGVGYRANLQGNVLKLSLGYSHDVNFEIPNDVTVTSPKQTEIVIEGIDAQRVGQVAANIREWKAPEPYKGKGIKYKGEFIFRKEGKKK, encoded by the coding sequence ATGTCTCGTATTGGTAAGAAGCCTGTGGCAATTCCCGCCGGCGTCACCGCGACCGTTTCGGGCCAGTCGATTGAAATCAAAGGCCCGAAGGGCACTTTGAACTTCAAGGCGACTGACGACGTAACGCTGGCTGTGGAAGACGGTGCTGTCACCGTCACACCCCGCGGCCTGTCCAAGCGCGCGCGTCAGCAATGGGGCATGTCGCGTTCCATGGTGGAAAACCTGATCACTGGCGTGACCAAGGGTTTCCGCAAGGAACTGGAGATCACCGGTGTGGGTTACCGCGCCAACCTCCAAGGCAACGTCCTCAAGCTGTCGCTGGGTTACTCGCACGACGTCAACTTCGAAATTCCGAATGACGTCACCGTGACCTCGCCCAAGCAGACTGAAATCGTCATCGAGGGCATTGACGCACAACGCGTCGGTCAAGTGGCGGCAAACATTCGCGAATGGAAAGCGCCCGAGCCGTACAAAGGCAAGGGTATCAAGTACAAGGGCGAATTCATCTTCCGTAAGGAAGGGAAGAAGAAGTAA
- the rplB gene encoding 50S ribosomal protein L2 encodes MALKSYKPTTPGQRGLVLIDRSELWKGRPVKTLTEGLTKSGGRNNTGRVTMWHKGGGAKRLYRIVDFKRRKFDVAATVERIEYDPNRTAFIALIKYEDGEQAYILAPQRLAVGDQVVAGAKTDVKPGNAMPFSGMPIGTIVHNVELKAGKGGQLARAAGTYAQFVGRDGGYAQIRLSSGELRLVRQECMATVGAVSNPDNSNQNLGKAGRKRHMGVRPTVRGVSMNPIDHPHGGGEGRTSGGRHPVTPWGKGTKGTRTRNKNKASSKLILRSRHAKKGR; translated from the coding sequence ATGGCACTTAAGTCGTACAAACCGACGACGCCTGGCCAGCGTGGGCTGGTTCTGATCGACCGTTCGGAGCTTTGGAAAGGTCGCCCTGTCAAAACCCTTACCGAGGGTCTGACCAAGTCGGGTGGCCGGAACAATACCGGACGCGTCACGATGTGGCACAAAGGCGGTGGCGCAAAGCGCCTGTACCGCATTGTGGATTTCAAGCGTCGTAAGTTTGATGTTGCAGCAACCGTTGAGCGGATCGAATACGACCCGAACCGGACTGCGTTCATCGCGCTGATCAAATACGAAGATGGCGAACAAGCCTACATCCTGGCACCCCAGCGTTTGGCTGTGGGCGACCAAGTTGTTGCTGGCGCTAAAACCGACGTCAAACCCGGTAACGCAATGCCTTTCTCGGGCATGCCTATCGGTACGATCGTCCACAACGTCGAACTGAAAGCCGGCAAGGGCGGCCAATTGGCCCGCGCTGCAGGCACCTACGCTCAGTTCGTTGGTCGCGATGGCGGCTACGCTCAGATCCGCCTGTCCTCGGGCGAGCTGCGTCTGGTCCGTCAGGAATGCATGGCTACCGTTGGTGCCGTGTCGAACCCCGACAACTCGAACCAGAACCTGGGTAAAGCCGGTCGTAAGCGCCACATGGGCGTCCGTCCGACCGTTCGCGGTGTCTCGATGAACCCGATCGACCACCCGCACGGTGGTGGTGAAGGTCGCACCTCGGGTGGCCGTCACCCGGTTACCCCGTGGGGTAAGGGCACTAAGGGTACCCGCACCCGTAACAAGAACAAGGCGTCGTCGAAGCTTATCCTTCGTTCGCGTCACGCCAAGAAGGGACGCTAA
- the rpsN gene encoding 30S ribosomal protein S14 — MAKKSMVERELKREKLVAQYAEKRAALKAAANDKNASVEERFKASLKLAELPRNSSATRLHNRCQLTGRPHAYYRKLKISRIMLRELGSNGEIPGMVKSSW; from the coding sequence ATGGCTAAGAAATCCATGGTCGAACGCGAACTGAAGCGCGAAAAGCTCGTCGCTCAGTATGCCGAAAAGCGCGCTGCGCTGAAGGCCGCTGCGAACGACAAGAACGCTTCCGTTGAAGAGCGTTTCAAGGCTTCGTTGAAGCTGGCCGAGCTGCCGCGTAACTCGTCGGCAACCCGTCTGCACAACCGTTGCCAACTCACCGGGCGTCCCCACGCCTACTACCGTAAGCTGAAGATCAGCCGGATCATGCTGCGCGAGCTTGGCTCGAACGGCGAGATCCCCGGCATGGTCAAGTCCAGCTGGTAA
- the rplR gene encoding 50S ribosomal protein L18: MANSKRELFLKRRMRVRNKLRAVNAGRLRLSVHRSLKNISVQLIDDVAGVTIASASTLEKDLGYVGKNNIEAASKIGATIAERAKAAGVTEAYFDRGGFVYHGKIKALADAAREAGLKI; encoded by the coding sequence ATGGCAAACAGCAAGCGGGAACTGTTCCTGAAGCGCCGTATGCGCGTTCGGAACAAACTGCGGGCGGTCAACGCCGGGCGTCTTCGCCTGTCGGTACACCGTTCGCTCAAGAACATCAGCGTCCAGCTGATCGACGACGTAGCCGGCGTGACAATCGCCTCGGCTTCGACGCTCGAGAAGGACCTGGGCTACGTCGGCAAGAACAACATCGAAGCTGCAAGCAAGATCGGCGCTACTATCGCCGAGCGTGCCAAAGCTGCAGGTGTGACCGAAGCCTATTTCGACCGCGGTGGTTTCGTCTACCACGGGAAGATCAAGGCCTTGGCAGATGCCGCGCGTGAAGCCGGCCTGAAGATCTGA
- the rpsJ gene encoding 30S ribosomal protein S10 — protein sequence MAAQSQTIRIRLKAFDFRVLDASTAEIVSTAKRTGASVRGPIPLPNKIEKFTVLRGPHIDKKSRDQFEIRTHKRLLDIVDPTPQTVDALMKLDLAAGVDVEIKV from the coding sequence ATGGCCGCACAAAGCCAAACCATTCGCATCCGCCTCAAGGCGTTCGATTTCCGCGTGCTGGATGCCAGCACCGCCGAGATCGTTTCGACCGCGAAGCGTACGGGTGCCTCGGTCCGTGGACCGATCCCCCTTCCCAACAAAATCGAGAAGTTCACGGTTCTTCGTGGCCCGCACATCGACAAGAAGTCGCGCGACCAGTTCGAGATCCGTACGCACAAGCGTCTTCTGGACATCGTCGATCCGACCCCGCAAACCGTGGACGCGCTGATGAAGCTCGACCTCGCTGCTGGCGTTGACGTCGAGATCAAGGTCTGA
- the rpsQ gene encoding 30S ribosomal protein S17: MPKRILQGVVTSDKNEQTVTVLVERRFKHPLLQKTVRKSKKYRAHDEANTFKVGDSVRIQECAPKSKTKRWEVVVG, encoded by the coding sequence ATGCCTAAGCGTATTCTTCAGGGTGTCGTCACCTCGGACAAGAACGAGCAAACTGTGACCGTTCTGGTCGAACGTCGCTTCAAGCACCCGCTGCTTCAGAAGACCGTTCGTAAGTCGAAAAAGTACCGTGCGCACGATGAAGCCAACACCTTCAAGGTTGGTGACAGCGTTCGTATTCAGGAATGTGCGCCGAAGTCGAAGACTAAGCGCTGGGAAGTTGTCGTCGGCTAA
- the rpsH gene encoding 30S ribosomal protein S8, producing MNDPIGDMLTRIRNSQARGRSTVVTPASKLRAWVLDVLLDEGYIRGYESGVDANNQPTFEIGLKYYEGTPVIREIKRVSKPGRRVYMGVKDLPSVRQGLGVSIVSTPKGVMSDAHARAANVGGEVLCTVF from the coding sequence ATGAACGATCCTATCGGCGATATGCTGACCCGCATCCGCAACTCGCAAGCCCGTGGCCGCTCGACGGTTGTCACGCCCGCTTCGAAGCTGCGCGCTTGGGTTCTCGATGTCCTGCTCGACGAAGGCTACATCCGTGGCTACGAATCGGGTGTTGACGCGAACAATCAACCCACCTTTGAAATCGGCCTGAAGTACTACGAAGGCACCCCCGTGATCCGCGAAATCAAGCGCGTGTCCAAGCCGGGTCGTCGCGTGTACATGGGTGTGAAAGATCTGCCGTCCGTCCGTCAGGGCCTGGGCGTGTCGATCGTCTCCACTCCCAAGGGCGTCATGTCCGATGCACATGCACGTGCTGCCAACGTTGGCGGCGAAGTGCTGTGCACCGTATTCTAA
- a CDS encoding 50S ribosomal protein L23 produces MTAKPEQYDVIRKPIVTEKATLASESNAVVFEVAIDATKPQIKGAVEALFGVKVKAVNTTITKGKVKRFRGVVGTRKDVKKAYVTLVEGNTIDVSTGL; encoded by the coding sequence ATGACCGCCAAACCCGAACAGTACGATGTGATCCGCAAGCCGATCGTCACCGAAAAGGCAACTCTGGCGTCGGAATCGAACGCTGTTGTCTTCGAAGTTGCGATCGACGCGACCAAGCCGCAGATCAAGGGCGCTGTCGAAGCCCTCTTCGGTGTCAAGGTGAAGGCCGTGAACACGACCATCACCAAAGGCAAGGTCAAGCGTTTCCGCGGTGTCGTCGGCACCCGCAAGGACGTCAAAAAGGCTTATGTTACCCTGGTTGAGGGTAACACCATTGACGTTTCGACCGGTCTCTAA
- the tuf gene encoding elongation factor Tu — MAKAKFERNKPHVNIGTIGHVDHGKTTLTAAITKYFGEFRAYDQIDGAPEERARGITISTAHVEYETEARHYAHVDCPGHADYVKNMITGAAQMDGAILVCAASDGPMPQTREHILLGRQVGIPYMVCYMNKVDLVDDAELIELVEMEIRELFSSYEYPGDDIPVIQGSAYQALIGERKDIGEDSIRALMAAVDSYIPTPARAVDQPFLMPIEDVFSISGRGTVVTGRVERGVINVGDEVEIVGIRDTKKSVCTGVEMFRKLLDRGEAGDNIGALLRGVDRDGVERGQVLVKPGSVTPHTEFEAEAYILTKEEGGRHTPFFANYRPQFYFRTTDVTGTVELPAGTEMVMPGDNLKFNVTLIAPIAMEEKLRFAIREGGRTVGAGVVAKIIK, encoded by the coding sequence ATGGCAAAGGCAAAGTTTGAACGTAACAAGCCGCACGTTAACATTGGCACGATTGGCCACGTTGACCACGGCAAGACGACTCTGACGGCAGCGATCACCAAGTACTTTGGTGAGTTCCGCGCTTACGACCAAATTGACGGTGCGCCGGAAGAGCGTGCACGCGGGATCACGATCTCGACGGCTCACGTTGAGTACGAGACCGAAGCGCGTCACTATGCGCACGTCGACTGCCCCGGCCACGCCGACTACGTGAAGAACATGATCACGGGTGCAGCGCAGATGGACGGCGCTATTCTGGTTTGTGCTGCGTCGGACGGCCCGATGCCGCAAACGCGCGAGCACATCCTGCTGGGCCGCCAAGTGGGTATTCCCTACATGGTGTGCTACATGAACAAGGTTGACCTTGTCGACGACGCCGAGCTGATCGAGCTGGTCGAGATGGAAATCCGCGAACTGTTCTCGTCGTACGAATACCCTGGCGATGACATTCCTGTCATCCAAGGTTCGGCTTACCAAGCGCTGATCGGCGAGCGTAAAGACATCGGTGAAGATTCGATCCGCGCGCTGATGGCCGCTGTCGATTCGTACATCCCGACGCCTGCACGTGCTGTTGACCAGCCGTTCCTGATGCCGATCGAAGACGTTTTCTCGATCTCGGGTCGTGGTACTGTTGTGACCGGCCGTGTTGAGCGTGGCGTGATCAACGTTGGCGACGAAGTCGAAATCGTCGGCATCCGCGACACGAAGAAGTCGGTTTGCACGGGCGTTGAAATGTTCCGCAAGCTGCTGGACCGCGGAGAGGCTGGCGACAACATCGGCGCGCTGCTGCGCGGCGTTGACCGTGACGGCGTTGAGCGTGGCCAAGTTCTGGTCAAGCCCGGTTCGGTTACCCCGCACACCGAATTTGAAGCTGAAGCCTATATCCTGACCAAGGAAGAAGGCGGCCGTCACACGCCGTTCTTTGCGAACTACCGTCCGCAATTCTACTTCCGCACCACCGACGTGACCGGCACGGTTGAACTGCCTGCTGGCACCGAAATGGTGATGCCGGGCGACAACCTGAAGTTCAACGTCACGCTGATCGCCCCGATCGCCATGGAAGAGAAGCTCCGCTTCGCTATCCGCGAAGGCGGCCGCACCGTCGGCGCTGGCGTCGTCGCTAAAATCATCAAGTAA
- the rpsS gene encoding 30S ribosomal protein S19: protein MARSVWKGPFVDAYVLKKAEAVRQSGRNEVIKIWSRRSTILPQFVGLTFGVYNGHKHIPVAVTEEMIGQKFGEYSPTRTYYGHAADKKAKRK, encoded by the coding sequence ATGGCTCGTTCTGTTTGGAAAGGCCCTTTTGTTGACGCTTACGTGCTGAAGAAAGCCGAAGCCGTGCGTCAATCCGGCCGTAACGAAGTGATCAAGATCTGGTCGCGCCGTTCGACGATCCTGCCGCAATTTGTCGGTCTGACGTTTGGCGTCTACAACGGGCATAAGCATATCCCCGTTGCCGTGACCGAAGAAATGATCGGCCAAAAATTTGGTGAATATTCGCCGACCCGTACCTATTACGGGCACGCTGCGGACAAAAAAGCGAAGCGGAAATAA
- the rplC gene encoding 50S ribosomal protein L3 has product MRSGTIAKKIGMTRLFLEDGRQVPVTVLQLDNLQVVAQRTVEKDGYTAVQLGAGTAKAKNVSAPMRGHFAAAKVEPKRKVAEFRVAAENLIPVGAEIIADHYVSGQFVDISGTSIGKGFAGVMKRHNFGGLRASHGVSVSHRSHGSVGQCQDPGRIFKGKKMAGHMGSARVTTQNLQVVRTDSARGLIMVKGAVPGSKGGWVTIKDAVKKKMAENVQFPAALRETAVAVEGGEQ; this is encoded by the coding sequence CTGCGTTCAGGCACTATCGCTAAAAAAATCGGCATGACCCGCCTGTTCCTCGAGGACGGCCGTCAGGTTCCGGTTACTGTTCTGCAACTCGATAACCTTCAGGTCGTCGCACAACGCACCGTCGAAAAGGATGGCTACACCGCCGTTCAGCTGGGCGCGGGTACTGCGAAAGCCAAGAACGTTTCGGCTCCGATGCGCGGCCACTTCGCTGCGGCCAAGGTCGAGCCCAAGCGCAAGGTTGCCGAATTCCGCGTCGCCGCCGAGAATCTGATTCCCGTTGGCGCCGAAATCATTGCTGATCACTACGTCTCGGGTCAATTCGTTGACATCTCGGGCACGTCGATCGGTAAAGGCTTTGCCGGTGTTATGAAGCGTCACAACTTCGGTGGTTTGCGCGCTTCGCACGGTGTGTCGGTTTCGCACCGTTCGCACGGTTCGGTTGGCCAATGTCAGGATCCGGGCCGCATCTTCAAAGGTAAGAAGATGGCTGGTCACATGGGTTCGGCCCGCGTCACTACCCAAAACCTGCAAGTCGTCCGCACCGATTCGGCCCGTGGCCTGATCATGGTGAAGGGCGCCGTCCCGGGTAGCAAGGGTGGCTGGGTCACCATCAAGGATGCCGTCAAGAAGAAGATGGCTGAGAACGTTCAGTTCCCGGCCGCTCTGCGCGAAACGGCTGTTGCCGTTGAAGGAGGCGAACAATGA
- the rplN gene encoding 50S ribosomal protein L14 has translation MIQMQTNLDVADNSGARRVQCIKVLGGSHRRYASVGDIIVVSVKEAIPRGRVKKGDVRKAVVVRTAKEVRREDGTAIRFDRNAAVILNNNMEPVGTRIFGPVVRELRAKNFMKIISLAPEVL, from the coding sequence ATGATCCAGATGCAGACCAACCTGGATGTTGCTGATAACTCCGGCGCTCGCCGAGTTCAGTGCATCAAGGTTCTGGGCGGTTCGCACCGCCGGTATGCTTCCGTGGGCGACATTATTGTCGTTTCCGTCAAGGAAGCTATTCCGCGTGGCCGCGTTAAGAAAGGTGATGTCCGCAAGGCCGTCGTCGTTCGCACCGCCAAGGAAGTCCGCCGCGAGGATGGCACTGCCATCCGCTTTGACCGCAACGCGGCTGTCATCCTCAACAACAACATGGAGCCCGTCGGCACCCGTATTTTCGGGCCGGTCGTGCGCGAGCTGCGCGCAAAGAACTTCATGAAAATCATCTCGCTTGCGCCGGAGGTGCTGTAA
- the rplV gene encoding 50S ribosomal protein L22 — MGKAANPRRVADNEAMAKARMLRTSPQKLNLVAGLIRGKKVEKALTDLTFSKKRIAQDVKKCLQSAIANAENNHNLDVDNLIVAEAFVGKNLVMKRGRPRARGRFGKIMKPFSEITITVRQVEEKA, encoded by the coding sequence ATGGGTAAGGCAGCTAATCCCCGCCGCGTGGCTGACAACGAAGCGATGGCGAAAGCCCGCATGCTTCGCACCAGCCCGCAAAAACTGAATCTCGTCGCCGGTCTGATCCGCGGCAAGAAGGTTGAGAAGGCTCTGACCGACTTGACCTTCTCGAAGAAGCGTATCGCGCAGGACGTCAAGAAGTGCCTGCAATCCGCGATTGCCAACGCCGAGAACAACCACAACCTGGACGTCGACAACCTGATCGTTGCCGAAGCCTTTGTTGGTAAGAACCTGGTGATGAAGCGCGGTCGTCCGCGTGCCCGTGGCCGCTTCGGTAAGATCATGAAGCCGTTCTCGGAAATCACTATCACGGTCCGTCAGGTCGAGGAGAAAGCCTAA
- the rplD gene encoding 50S ribosomal protein L4 — protein MKIDAINLDGGAAGSVELNDAIFALEPRADILHRLVRWQRARAQQGTHKVLGKSEVSYSTKKIYRQKGTGGARHGSKKAPIFRHGGVYKGPTPRSHEHDLTKKFRALGLKHALSAKVKAGELVIIEAATMAEAKTALLAKQVANLGWKRALVIDGAAVDEGFARAARNIANLDVLPTMGANVYDILRSDTLVLTKAAVEALEARLK, from the coding sequence ATGAAGATTGATGCAATCAATCTCGACGGCGGCGCCGCCGGTTCCGTCGAACTCAACGACGCGATCTTCGCACTAGAGCCGCGTGCAGACATTCTGCACCGTCTGGTTCGTTGGCAGCGTGCACGCGCCCAACAAGGGACCCACAAGGTTCTGGGCAAGTCGGAAGTCAGCTACTCGACCAAGAAGATCTACCGCCAAAAAGGTACCGGTGGCGCTCGTCACGGTTCCAAGAAGGCCCCGATCTTCCGTCACGGTGGCGTCTACAAAGGCCCGACCCCGCGTTCGCACGAGCATGACCTGACCAAGAAGTTCCGCGCTTTGGGTCTGAAGCACGCCCTGTCGGCTAAAGTCAAAGCAGGCGAGCTGGTCATCATCGAAGCTGCGACGATGGCCGAAGCCAAGACCGCACTGCTGGCAAAGCAAGTTGCGAATCTGGGCTGGAAGCGTGCGCTGGTGATCGACGGTGCTGCCGTTGATGAGGGCTTTGCCCGCGCCGCGCGCAACATCGCTAACCTGGATGTTCTGCCCACCATGGGCGCGAACGTCTACGACATCCTGCGCAGTGACACCCTGGTGCTCACCAAAGCAGCTGTCGAAGCTCTGGAGGCTCGTCTGAAATGA
- the rplE gene encoding 50S ribosomal protein L5: protein MLDNATYTPRLKADYIARIRAALKEEFGYKNDMQIPRLDKIVLNIGCGAEAVRDSKKAKSAQEDLSTIAGQKAVITKAKKSIAGFRVREEMPLGAKVTLRGDRMYEFLDRLITVAMPRIRDFRGVSGKSFDGRGNYATGLKEHIVFPEINFDKIDENWGMDIVICTTAANDAEAKALLKHFNMPFNS from the coding sequence ATGTTGGATAACGCTACCTATACCCCGCGTCTGAAGGCTGACTACATCGCACGCATCCGCGCTGCGCTGAAGGAAGAATTCGGCTACAAGAACGACATGCAGATCCCGCGTCTGGATAAAATCGTTCTGAACATCGGCTGCGGTGCAGAAGCTGTTCGTGATAGCAAAAAAGCCAAATCGGCTCAGGAAGACCTTTCGACCATCGCTGGTCAAAAGGCCGTCATCACCAAGGCCAAGAAGTCGATCGCCGGCTTCCGCGTCCGTGAAGAGATGCCCCTGGGCGCCAAGGTTACCCTGCGTGGTGACCGCATGTATGAGTTCCTTGATCGTCTGATCACCGTTGCAATGCCCCGTATCCGCGACTTCCGCGGCGTTTCGGGTAAAAGCTTCGATGGTCGTGGCAACTACGCCACCGGTCTGAAAGAGCACATCGTGTTCCCCGAGATCAACTTCGACAAAATCGATGAGAACTGGGGTATGGACATCGTGATCTGCACGACCGCGGCGAATGACGCGGAAGCAAAGGCGCTGTTGAAGCACTTCAACATGCCCTTCAACAGCTGA
- the rpmC gene encoding 50S ribosomal protein L29 produces the protein MKPQELRDKTPEQLREDLTALKKEAFNLRFQQATGQLENSARMRAVRRDVARVNTVLNQKAAAAASEA, from the coding sequence ATGAAACCCCAAGAACTGCGCGACAAGACGCCCGAGCAACTTCGGGAAGATCTTACCGCTCTGAAGAAGGAAGCGTTTAACCTGCGCTTCCAACAGGCGACCGGCCAACTCGAGAATAGCGCCCGCATGCGTGCAGTCCGTCGTGACGTTGCGCGTGTGAACACTGTTCTGAACCAAAAAGCGGCTGCTGCCGCGTCGGAGGCTTGA
- the rplX gene encoding 50S ribosomal protein L24, with the protein MAAKLRKGDKVVVLTGKDKGKTGEIASVDPQAGRAVVEGVNVAIRHVKQSQTNQGGRQPKAMPLDLSNLAIVDANGKATRVGFRIEDGKKVRFAKTTGEAI; encoded by the coding sequence ATGGCTGCCAAACTGCGTAAAGGTGACAAGGTCGTCGTTCTGACGGGCAAGGATAAGGGCAAGACCGGCGAAATCGCCAGCGTCGATCCCCAAGCCGGCCGCGCCGTCGTCGAAGGCGTGAACGTCGCCATCCGCCACGTCAAACAAAGCCAGACCAACCAAGGTGGTCGTCAGCCCAAGGCTATGCCGCTGGACCTGTCGAACCTGGCGATCGTTGATGCCAACGGCAAAGCAACCCGCGTCGGCTTCCGTATCGAAGACGGCAAGAAGGTTCGCTTCGCCAAAACCACCGGGGAGGCTATCTAA
- the rplP gene encoding 50S ribosomal protein L16 produces MLQPKRTKFRKLHKGRIHGEAKGGSTLAFGTFALKSTEPERVTARQIEAARRAITRHMKRQGRVWIRIFPDTPVTGKPTEVRMGKGKGSIEYWAAKVKPGRILFEIDGVAESVAREALRLGAMKLPVKTRTVIREDW; encoded by the coding sequence ATGCTGCAACCGAAGCGTACTAAATTCCGTAAGCTCCACAAAGGCCGGATCCACGGCGAAGCGAAAGGCGGCTCGACGCTGGCTTTCGGTACCTTCGCCCTGAAGTCGACCGAGCCGGAGCGTGTGACAGCCCGTCAGATCGAAGCGGCCCGCCGCGCGATCACCCGTCACATGAAGCGTCAAGGCCGTGTATGGATCCGTATCTTCCCCGATACGCCCGTCACCGGTAAGCCCACCGAAGTCCGGATGGGTAAAGGTAAGGGTTCGATCGAATACTGGGCAGCCAAGGTTAAGCCTGGCCGCATCCTGTTCGAGATCGACGGCGTTGCCGAATCGGTCGCCCGCGAAGCACTGCGCCTTGGCGCGATGAAGCTTCCGGTCAAGACCCGCACCGTGATCCGCGAAGACTGGTAA